TTCATGACCGGGTGCACGCCGCGCCCGGCGGCGTAGAATTCCGACGTGGACCCCGCGCGGGCCCAGATCGCGATGCCGATATAGAGCGCGAACGAGGCGCCCACGAACAGCAGGTTGATGGTAAACTGATCCATGGCTGATTACTCCTCGTCCACGCCGAATTCGGCGTCGAGCTTGTTCATGCGCCAGGCGTAGAAAAAGATCAGCGCCAGGAACACCAGGATCGAGCCTTGCTGGGCAAACCAGAAGCCCAGATCGGTACCGCCCACGGCGATGCCGCTGAGCATGGGGCGCAGCACGATGCCGAACCCGAAAGACACCAGCGCCCAGATCACGAGGCTGATGAGAATGATCCGCACATTGGCCTTCCAATACCCTGCCTGGGCATCGCTGGCCTGTGCGGAGGTTGTGCTGTGGTCCGCCATCGCGGGTCCTCCTTGCTTCCTCCTGAGATGCCCGGCTGCGGTCCGGA
The window above is part of the Ruegeria pomeroyi DSS-3 genome. Proteins encoded here:
- a CDS encoding DUF4212 domain-containing protein, translated to MADHSTTSAQASDAQAGYWKANVRIILISLVIWALVSFGFGIVLRPMLSGIAVGGTDLGFWFAQQGSILVFLALIFFYAWRMNKLDAEFGVDEE